The proteins below come from a single Fodinicurvata sp. EGI_FJ10296 genomic window:
- the aroA gene encoding 3-phosphoshikimate 1-carboxyvinyltransferase, translating to MTTTTPTPMRARQAGPLTGTISIPGDKSISHRALMLGALAVGRTTVTGLLEGHDVLATAAAMRALGARVEPPQSETGEPKSDGDRLKRTWTVDGVGVGTLLEPEAVLDMGNSGTSTRLLAGLLATHPITSFMTGDASLVRRPMARITKPLTDMGATFLCRSGTRLPMAIVGTDRPAPISYRLPVASAQVKSAILLAGLNTPGITTVIEPVATRDHTEHMLQHMGATVTVDSTPDGNAISLVGQPDLIAGPIAVPGDISSAAFPIVAALCRPGSNVRIPDVGLNERRIGLLTTLAEMGADITYENRRLQAGEPVADLVVRASALTGVDVPPDRAATMIDEYPILAVAAASATGTTRMRGLAELRVKESDRLSAMATGLGACGVTVRVEGDDLVVVGTGGKVPGGATVTTDLDHRIAMSFLVLGLSAAAPVAIDDATAIDTSFPGFAELINRACRQAEGEDGTLDGREVIGP from the coding sequence ATGACCACGACGACTCCGACACCGATGCGCGCGCGCCAGGCAGGGCCCTTGACCGGAACGATCTCGATCCCCGGCGACAAATCGATTTCCCATCGGGCGCTGATGCTGGGGGCACTCGCGGTGGGCCGCACCACGGTCACCGGGTTACTGGAAGGTCACGACGTACTGGCGACCGCCGCTGCGATGCGCGCGCTCGGCGCCAGGGTCGAACCGCCGCAATCCGAAACGGGTGAACCAAAGTCGGACGGCGACCGTTTGAAACGAACATGGACGGTCGACGGCGTCGGCGTCGGCACGCTGCTGGAACCCGAGGCGGTTCTGGACATGGGCAACAGCGGAACCTCCACCCGGCTGCTGGCGGGACTGCTGGCAACACATCCGATCACCAGCTTCATGACCGGCGACGCCAGCCTCGTCCGACGTCCCATGGCACGGATCACCAAGCCGCTGACCGATATGGGCGCGACATTTCTCTGTCGATCGGGGACGCGGCTTCCGATGGCGATCGTCGGCACGGACAGGCCGGCGCCGATCAGCTATCGCCTGCCTGTCGCATCGGCTCAGGTGAAGTCGGCCATCCTGCTGGCCGGGCTGAACACGCCGGGCATCACCACCGTGATCGAGCCGGTCGCCACCCGCGACCACACCGAACATATGCTGCAGCACATGGGGGCCACGGTCACGGTGGATTCCACGCCGGATGGCAACGCCATCAGCCTGGTCGGCCAGCCGGACCTCATTGCCGGTCCGATTGCCGTGCCGGGCGACATCAGTTCCGCCGCCTTCCCGATCGTCGCCGCGCTGTGCCGTCCCGGCTCGAACGTACGCATCCCCGATGTCGGCCTGAACGAGCGCCGTATCGGGCTGCTGACCACGCTGGCCGAGATGGGGGCCGACATCACCTACGAAAACCGCCGGCTGCAGGCCGGCGAGCCGGTGGCTGATCTGGTCGTGCGCGCTTCGGCGCTGACCGGCGTCGACGTGCCGCCGGACCGGGCGGCAACCATGATCGACGAGTACCCCATTCTCGCCGTTGCCGCCGCCTCCGCGACCGGCACGACTCGCATGCGCGGGTTGGCGGAGCTTCGCGTCAAGGAGAGTGATCGGCTGTCGGCCATGGCCACCGGACTTGGCGCCTGCGGCGTGACGGTCCGGGTCGAAGGCGACGATCTCGTGGTGGTGGGAACCGGCGGGAAGGTGCCTGGCGGCGCGACGGTCACCACTGATCTCGACCATCGCATCGCGATGAGCTTTCTGGTGCTCGGACTGTCGGCAGCCGCCCCCGTTGCCATCGACGACGCGACGGCCATCGACACGAGTTTCCCCGGGTTTGCCGAACTGATCAATCGCGCCTGCCGGCAGGCGGAGGGAGAAGACGGGACTCTCGATGGCAGGGAGGTTATCGGCCCATGA
- a CDS encoding methyl-accepting chemotaxis protein yields MQKLAVTADAIGKVVDRIRGIAEQTHLLALNATIEAARAGQADKGFAVVGRRGEVVGQPDTECDRRDRRPDRRGAGGLT; encoded by the coding sequence ATGCAAAAGCTTGCCGTCACTGCAGATGCCATTGGCAAGGTGGTGGACCGAATCCGCGGCATCGCCGAGCAAACCCACCTACTGGCACTCAATGCAACGATTGAGGCAGCGCGCGCCGGTCAGGCCGACAAGGGCTTCGCCGTGGTAGGCCGGCGAGGTGAAGTCGTTGGCCAACCAGACACCGAATGCGACCGACGAGATCGCCGGCCAGATCGCCGAGGTGCAGGGGGTCTCACGTAA
- a CDS encoding TIGR02300 family protein → MAKPEWGAKRICYSCGARYYDMRREPPVCPKCGTQFDPEAFLKSRRGRTAAVDTAAAKPAAAKARPAVEDDLATDAEEPEVEAEIETPDAEDAEPAEADDLAADDDVDSVIEDADDLDDSGLDDVAPDDDDEDDR, encoded by the coding sequence GTGGCAAAGCCGGAATGGGGTGCAAAGCGCATCTGCTATAGTTGCGGCGCACGGTACTATGACATGCGCCGGGAACCGCCCGTTTGTCCGAAATGCGGTACTCAGTTCGATCCGGAAGCATTTCTGAAATCGCGGCGCGGACGGACGGCTGCCGTCGATACGGCTGCGGCCAAGCCTGCGGCGGCCAAGGCGCGGCCCGCGGTCGAGGACGATCTGGCCACGGATGCCGAAGAGCCGGAGGTCGAGGCCGAAATCGAGACGCCGGACGCCGAAGACGCCGAGCCGGCGGAGGCGGATGATCTGGCGGCCGATGATGATGTCGACTCGGTGATCGAGGATGCGGACGATCTCGACGACTCCGGCCTGGACGATGTCGCGCCGGACGACGATGACGAGGACGACAGGTAG
- a CDS encoding tyrosine-type recombinase/integrase — protein MRTPRIGPVLTFNGKPIKSVKKSFATACRNARLIALTNDNDENGNAIYTVDVSPHTLRHTCGTWQARKGVLLWEIAGYLGHAMSRTTELYAHHHPE, from the coding sequence ATGCGGACGCCAAGGATCGGGCCGGTTCTCACTTTTAACGGCAAACCGATCAAGTCCGTCAAAAAGTCGTTCGCGACCGCGTGCCGCAACGCTCGCTTGATTGCTCTCACCAATGATAACGACGAGAATGGAAACGCAATCTACACGGTTGACGTATCACCGCACACTTTGCGGCACACCTGCGGGACGTGGCAGGCCCGAAAAGGGGTACTTCTCTGGGAAATTGCAGGCTACCTCGGACACGCCATGAGCCGCACCACAGAACTCTACGCACACCACCATCCCGAATAA